Proteins encoded by one window of Candidatus Scalindua japonica:
- the flhA gene encoding flagellar biosynthesis protein FlhA — translation MNTTGEKNKPLYKYSEFGLAVGVLVILFVLIVPLPTFLLDIFITINISLSFLVLLVTLHVRRALEISAYPSLLLFLTLFRLALNVASTRLILMHAEAGQVITSFGNFVVGGNVVIGLVVFIILTVIQFIVITKGATRVSEVAARFTLDAMPGKQMSIDADLNSGAITEEEAKARRLDISQEAEFYGSMDGASKFVSGDAIAGIVITIINIAGGIVIGSMMQGMKINDAMSTYTLLTVGDGLVTQIPSLINAISAALLITKSSSKSSLGKDLSSQLLTVPRALGLAAGILFIFGLIPGMPKISFFIISAIFGFLFVVTRKNPSGRKTEKYVEGIESAGEKTKQISEPEDEFEGLLHVDRMGIEVGYKLVPLVDPKKAGGVLSRINSLRKQLAREIGIIIPPIRLRDNLQLPSNGYSIKIKGQVVDKGELMPDSYLALGDDETDPIDGVRTTDPAYGLPGVWIAESKKESAEAAGYTIIDPTSVLVTHLTEIIKSHAYEIVTREDIQKLIDTTKKDSPTLVNELTPAVLTLGVVQEVVKNLLRERISVKDFVTILETLIDNAPTTKDPEALTEFVRQRLCRTLCGQYQSESNKISTISFEPGLEQEIINSIHDMGNKSVLALEPNYAQRIIDAIAEVVSKTCATSNSAVLLTSSSLRNHIRKLTETALPFLPVLSYKEIAPGIQIESLGIVSLTNEN, via the coding sequence ATGAATACAACAGGAGAAAAAAATAAACCGCTATATAAGTATAGTGAATTTGGCCTTGCGGTCGGAGTACTGGTAATATTATTTGTACTCATAGTACCGTTACCAACTTTTCTACTGGACATCTTTATTACCATTAATATTTCTCTTTCATTTCTTGTACTCCTGGTTACATTGCATGTGAGAAGAGCACTGGAGATTTCAGCTTATCCTTCTCTTTTACTGTTCCTTACACTTTTCCGGCTTGCACTGAACGTAGCATCAACACGTCTTATCCTTATGCATGCGGAAGCCGGACAGGTAATCACCTCATTTGGTAATTTTGTTGTAGGTGGTAATGTTGTTATTGGACTGGTTGTTTTTATTATACTTACCGTTATTCAGTTTATTGTAATTACAAAAGGTGCTACCAGGGTTTCTGAGGTAGCTGCCAGATTTACTCTAGATGCGATGCCTGGTAAGCAGATGAGTATCGATGCCGATCTGAATTCTGGCGCTATTACCGAGGAAGAGGCGAAAGCGAGGCGTCTTGACATTTCACAGGAAGCTGAGTTTTATGGTTCAATGGATGGTGCAAGTAAATTTGTAAGTGGTGATGCCATTGCGGGAATTGTTATTACAATAATAAATATTGCAGGTGGTATTGTGATAGGCAGTATGATGCAGGGTATGAAAATTAATGATGCAATGTCTACTTATACGCTTTTGACAGTAGGAGACGGCTTGGTAACCCAGATTCCTTCTCTAATTAATGCCATTTCTGCAGCCTTGCTCATTACAAAATCATCATCTAAATCCAGTCTGGGCAAAGATCTCTCTTCTCAGTTGTTGACAGTACCTAGAGCATTGGGTTTAGCAGCCGGAATACTGTTTATTTTTGGTTTAATTCCCGGAATGCCTAAAATTTCATTCTTTATAATATCAGCTATTTTTGGTTTTCTTTTCGTAGTTACCAGAAAGAACCCGTCCGGACGTAAAACAGAGAAATATGTTGAAGGAATAGAGTCGGCAGGCGAAAAAACTAAGCAGATAAGTGAGCCGGAAGATGAATTTGAGGGCTTGTTGCATGTTGACAGAATGGGGATTGAAGTCGGGTATAAATTGGTCCCATTAGTAGATCCAAAAAAGGCAGGTGGAGTATTAAGCAGAATAAATTCACTTCGAAAACAGCTTGCCAGAGAGATAGGAATAATTATTCCGCCTATACGGTTAAGAGATAATCTGCAACTACCATCAAATGGATACAGTATTAAAATAAAAGGTCAGGTAGTTGATAAGGGTGAATTGATGCCAGATAGTTATCTGGCTCTAGGTGATGATGAAACAGATCCTATTGACGGGGTCAGAACAACTGATCCGGCGTATGGTTTGCCAGGTGTGTGGATAGCAGAGTCTAAAAAAGAATCTGCAGAGGCGGCAGGTTATACGATAATTGATCCTACTTCAGTTCTCGTTACCCATTTGACGGAAATTATAAAATCTCATGCTTATGAAATAGTTACCAGAGAAGACATACAGAAATTAATTGATACAACGAAAAAAGACTCACCGACTCTGGTTAATGAATTGACTCCCGCTGTTCTTACGCTGGGTGTTGTGCAGGAGGTAGTAAAGAATTTATTAAGAGAGAGAATTTCTGTAAAAGATTTTGTAACTATACTTGAAACACTTATTGATAATGCTCCGACCACTAAGGACCCTGAGGCTCTGACTGAGTTTGTAAGACAGAGGTTGTGCAGGACATTATGTGGTCAGTATCAGAGCGAATCTAATAAAATCAGCACTATTTCCTTTGAACCCGGACTTGAACAGGAAATTATAAACTCTATTCATGACATGGGGAACAAATCAGTACTTGCATTGGAGCCTAATTATGCGCAGAGAATTATTGATGCAATTGCGGAAGTGGTAAGTAAGACCTGTGCAACCAGTAACAGTGCTGTCCTTCTAACATCTTCTTCATTAAGAAATCATATTAGAAAACTAACAGAGACTGCATTGCCTTTTTTACCAGTGTTGTCATATAAAGAAATTGCACCGGGTATCCAGATTGAATCACTCGGTATTGTGAGTTTGACAAATGAAAATTAA
- the flhB gene encoding flagellar biosynthesis protein FlhB, whose amino-acid sequence MKSTEEKTEAATPKQKKEAIQKGQVAKSQDINSALILLAGVLLLLFLGGSMIFHMKDTMGMVCKNLFYEDFDADTFVSLIMNISMKNLKGVLPILGGFMIVGLIASYSQVGLVFSRKALIPDFKRLNPISGAQKLFSKRSLVKTAMALLKLSIMGGIAFISIKNDLEPLMELLSMRTEAIFTSASGLVFGITLKISIILLILALLDFLYQRWQHSKDLMMTKNEVKQEAKQTDGDPMIKARIKNVQREMSRKRMMQAIPEADVVVTNPTHYAVALKYDAATMDAPKVIGKGVDLIALKIREVAAKHDIPIVEDRILARVLYSSIEINSDVPPKLYQAVAKVLSYVYQLRNIVANR is encoded by the coding sequence ATGAAATCAACTGAAGAAAAAACGGAAGCGGCAACACCAAAACAGAAAAAAGAAGCCATTCAAAAAGGACAGGTCGCTAAAAGCCAGGATATTAATAGCGCTCTCATATTGTTGGCCGGAGTATTGCTTCTATTATTCCTGGGAGGTTCAATGATATTTCATATGAAGGATACAATGGGTATGGTTTGTAAGAATCTATTCTATGAAGATTTTGATGCAGATACTTTTGTGAGTTTAATCATGAATATTTCAATGAAGAACCTAAAAGGGGTACTTCCGATATTGGGGGGGTTTATGATAGTTGGATTAATAGCTTCTTACTCTCAAGTGGGTCTTGTTTTTAGTCGTAAGGCACTTATTCCGGATTTTAAGAGATTGAATCCTATATCAGGTGCACAAAAACTTTTTTCAAAAAGATCGTTGGTTAAGACAGCTATGGCTTTGTTGAAATTATCCATAATGGGCGGCATAGCATTTATTTCAATAAAAAATGATCTTGAGCCGTTAATGGAGTTATTAAGTATGCGAACGGAAGCAATATTTACATCCGCATCCGGTTTGGTGTTTGGGATAACCCTGAAGATCTCTATTATTTTATTAATCCTTGCTCTACTTGATTTTCTTTATCAGAGATGGCAGCATTCAAAAGATTTGATGATGACCAAGAACGAGGTAAAACAGGAAGCAAAACAGACTGATGGAGATCCTATGATAAAAGCCAGGATAAAGAATGTCCAGCGTGAAATGTCAAGAAAAAGAATGATGCAGGCAATACCGGAGGCTGATGTGGTAGTTACAAACCCGACTCATTATGCTGTTGCGCTCAAATATGATGCTGCCACAATGGATGCACCGAAGGTAATCGGGAAAGGAGTTGATCTTATCGCATTAAAGATAAGGGAAGTAGCCGCAAAACATGACATTCCTATAGTAGAGGACAGAATTCTTGCGCGTGTATTATATAGTTCAATTGAGATAAATAGTGACGTACCTCCTAAACTTTATCAGGCTGTTGCAAAGGTACTTTCATATGTCTATCAATTGCGCAATATCGTAGCAAACAGATAA
- the fliR gene encoding flagellar biosynthetic protein FliR, with amino-acid sequence MILNTINLLPLFAIVLIRTASVLFFSPIYNQASLPLMIKIGFALVISIAIFPTVNNTEQTLPDNLVNFILLVFKELAIGFLIGYVATLAFGAIVMGGELISSEMGMSMAELVDPLFGDRVSPVAQMLQIVALILFFAVNGHHWLISALVLSYKTVPLTGFIELGFSMSKIMLLFTGVFMAAIKIAAPVMIILGLTVVVSGFLARSTPEINIFLIIFPMKLLVGFLLLAITFPFITRTIGYLLELLRKDVFSMVRGI; translated from the coding sequence ATGATACTAAATACTATTAATCTTCTACCATTATTTGCTATAGTGCTGATCAGGACTGCCAGTGTCCTTTTCTTTTCACCAATTTATAACCAGGCAAGCTTACCCTTAATGATAAAAATAGGATTCGCACTGGTAATTTCAATTGCAATTTTTCCCACTGTAAATAATACAGAGCAGACATTACCTGATAACCTGGTTAATTTTATTCTTTTAGTTTTCAAAGAACTCGCGATTGGTTTTTTAATTGGTTATGTGGCAACATTGGCATTTGGAGCAATTGTTATGGGCGGAGAGTTAATCAGTTCTGAAATGGGGATGTCTATGGCAGAGTTGGTAGATCCTTTATTTGGAGATCGAGTAAGTCCAGTTGCTCAAATGCTTCAAATAGTAGCGTTAATCTTGTTTTTTGCTGTGAATGGCCATCACTGGTTGATCAGTGCATTAGTCCTCAGTTACAAAACCGTGCCTTTGACAGGGTTTATTGAGTTGGGGTTTTCCATGAGCAAGATAATGCTCCTGTTTACCGGAGTATTTATGGCTGCTATTAAGATAGCAGCCCCTGTTATGATTATTCTGGGCCTTACTGTTGTGGTATCAGGTTTTCTTGCCAGGTCTACTCCGGAGATAAACATATTTTTAATAATTTTTCCAATGAAATTGCTTGTTGGCTTTTTACTTTTAGCCATAACTTTTCCTTTTATTACACGTACAATAGGCTATTTATTAGAGTTACTACGTAAAGACGTTTTTAGTATGGTACGAGGCATTTAA
- the fliQ gene encoding flagellar biosynthesis protein FliQ, producing MGYDIVTFLGKETVTITLIMIAPLIGTALVVGLAIGIFQAVTSIQEQTLTFLPKLLAVFGVFAFSLPWLLDKLTTFANLLLGNLSHYTF from the coding sequence ATGGGATATGACATAGTAACATTTCTTGGAAAGGAAACGGTGACAATTACATTAATTATGATTGCTCCACTTATTGGGACCGCATTAGTTGTGGGTCTTGCAATCGGAATCTTTCAGGCTGTTACAAGTATACAGGAACAAACTCTGACCTTCTTGCCTAAACTGTTGGCAGTGTTTGGTGTATTTGCATTCTCTTTACCATGGTTGTTGGATAAATTAACGACATTTGCAAATTTATTATTAGGGAATCTTTCTCACTACACTTTCTAG
- the fliP gene encoding flagellar type III secretion system pore protein FliP (The bacterial flagellar biogenesis protein FliP forms a type III secretion system (T3SS)-type pore required for flagellar assembly.), giving the protein MKMTINMGNLDKPKQIVGIVKVLLVMTSFTFLPGLLMVMTSFTRIIIVLSFVRKAISSQQMPPNQILIGLAILVTFFVMAPVFSQINKEAIQPFMQEEIGQSEAFERGIGPLKLFMSRQTREKDIALFYNISHMERPNSLDDVPAHILLPAFVVSELKTAFQMGFVVYLPFIVIDMVVASVLTSMGMFMLPPMMISVPFKIVLFVLVDGWHLIIQSLVSSVR; this is encoded by the coding sequence ATGAAAATGACTATTAATATGGGCAATCTTGATAAGCCAAAGCAGATTGTCGGGATTGTTAAGGTCCTTCTGGTAATGACTTCTTTTACATTCTTACCAGGGCTTTTGATGGTAATGACTTCATTTACAAGAATTATTATAGTGCTGTCATTTGTAAGAAAGGCGATCTCTTCTCAACAAATGCCGCCAAATCAGATTTTGATAGGTCTTGCGATACTGGTAACTTTTTTTGTGATGGCACCTGTGTTTTCGCAAATAAACAAAGAGGCTATACAACCATTTATGCAGGAAGAGATTGGGCAGAGTGAAGCTTTTGAACGAGGGATTGGTCCATTAAAATTATTTATGTCCAGGCAGACAAGAGAAAAAGATATAGCGTTGTTTTATAATATTTCGCATATGGAAAGACCAAATTCACTGGATGATGTTCCCGCACATATTCTTTTGCCGGCATTTGTTGTAAGTGAGTTAAAAACTGCTTTTCAAATGGGCTTTGTAGTTTATCTGCCTTTTATTGTAATAGATATGGTTGTTGCAAGTGTATTGACCTCAATGGGTATGTTTATGCTACCACCGATGATGATATCCGTTCCATTTAAAATTGTTTTATTTGTACTCGTGGACGGCTGGCATCTGATTATACAATCATTAGTTTCAAGTGTGAGGTAG
- the fliO gene encoding flagellar biosynthetic protein FliO, translating into MLVLIGFILPVITQQGDVFAEAKLSGLFNSDSNKESLFNGYEGYTKMISTLLIVIALIIAAVYVLKKKYGVSAGMGRSRKLIQVIDHAPIGVKKSVFLVEVPGKHLLLGVTNDNIGLLTEIANEDIIVSKRSASGSDSVNKKEFLDIIKKSISERKQR; encoded by the coding sequence ATGTTGGTCCTCATCGGTTTTATCCTTCCTGTTATAACCCAGCAAGGTGATGTTTTTGCAGAGGCTAAATTGTCTGGGTTGTTTAATTCCGATTCGAACAAAGAATCTTTATTCAATGGATACGAAGGGTATACTAAGATGATCAGCACATTACTCATAGTTATTGCGCTGATAATTGCAGCCGTTTATGTATTAAAGAAGAAGTATGGTGTGAGTGCAGGTATGGGAAGAAGCAGGAAGTTGATACAGGTAATTGACCATGCTCCAATAGGAGTGAAGAAATCCGTTTTTCTGGTTGAAGTACCTGGAAAACATCTACTTCTTGGCGTAACCAATGACAACATCGGGTTGTTAACAGAGATCGCGAATGAAGATATTATTGTCAGTAAAAGAAGTGCTTCTGGGAGTGATAGCGTTAATAAAAAGGAATTTCTTGATATCATTAAGAAATCAATATCTGAACGAAAACAAAGATGA
- the fliN gene encoding flagellar motor switch protein FliN: MEDKSIDDQNASSQVADDTETIKSVKFSPLEPVKSKTGEGSSNNIDMLMDVHIPVLVELGKTEMLMRDVLSLTPGAIIELDSLAGEPVKISVRGKIIAFGEVVVVDENFGVKITRIATP; this comes from the coding sequence ATGGAAGATAAGAGTATTGATGATCAAAATGCATCTAGTCAAGTAGCTGATGATACAGAGACCATTAAATCTGTTAAGTTCTCTCCACTGGAACCTGTAAAATCCAAGACTGGAGAAGGCAGTTCAAATAATATTGATATGCTGATGGATGTTCATATACCGGTCCTTGTTGAACTTGGCAAGACAGAGATGTTAATGCGTGATGTTTTGTCATTAACTCCGGGAGCAATAATCGAACTGGATAGCTTGGCTGGAGAGCCGGTTAAGATATCTGTTCGCGGCAAAATAATTGCTTTTGGAGAGGTGGTGGTAGTTGATGAAAACTTTGGTGTAAAGATAACCAGGATAGCAACTCCTTAG
- the fliM gene encoding flagellar motor switch protein FliM: MENTENAILTSEEVESLLESFHESQGITAQTDIIEEVDSKVKYYDFKRPNTISREKKRMLYKVLETTAYQISREVSNFLRATTKVSLSSIDELSFEIFKNTCPELMFINTIRLKPLKGFGCIAMDMGLCLSIVEKAFGGAGKTQNEIRKLTDTETAIVGNVVKIILDKIGYTWKPYDEMEWNVFDTAMEPRYLNIASEAEVVLLVSFTFNLEHSFGEMKFCVPVSSIDQTLDHFFSNRPSNLKEIDKESALSLRKLVNNIKIVVSGVLDETNFTINDISNLKVGDVLRLDNKVTNNLKVFVEGKNKYYGQLGLYGSKKAIQIVGLSDDESD, encoded by the coding sequence ATGGAGAACACAGAGAACGCGATACTTACCAGTGAGGAAGTGGAAAGTTTGTTGGAATCTTTTCATGAAAGTCAAGGTATTACAGCACAGACTGACATTATTGAAGAGGTAGACAGCAAGGTAAAATATTATGATTTTAAAAGGCCCAATACAATATCAAGAGAGAAGAAACGAATGTTGTATAAGGTACTTGAAACTACCGCTTATCAGATAAGCAGGGAGGTCTCTAACTTTCTACGGGCTACCACAAAGGTAAGTCTGAGTTCAATAGATGAATTAAGCTTTGAAATATTTAAAAATACTTGTCCAGAGCTAATGTTCATTAATACAATCAGGCTGAAACCACTAAAGGGGTTTGGTTGTATTGCAATGGACATGGGGTTGTGTTTGTCTATTGTGGAAAAGGCATTTGGTGGAGCGGGAAAGACTCAAAACGAAATAAGAAAATTGACGGACACTGAGACTGCAATTGTTGGTAATGTAGTTAAAATTATTTTGGATAAAATAGGTTATACGTGGAAGCCATATGATGAAATGGAATGGAATGTTTTTGATACTGCAATGGAACCAAGGTATCTAAATATTGCTTCTGAAGCAGAAGTTGTGTTGTTGGTTTCTTTTACCTTTAATCTTGAACACAGCTTTGGTGAGATGAAATTCTGTGTTCCTGTCTCAAGTATAGATCAGACATTAGACCATTTTTTCAGCAATAGACCGTCAAATTTGAAGGAAATTGATAAGGAAAGTGCCTTGTCTCTCCGGAAATTAGTCAATAACATCAAAATTGTTGTATCTGGTGTGTTGGATGAAACTAATTTTACTATAAATGATATTTCCAATCTTAAAGTAGGTGATGTATTAAGGCTGGATAATAAGGTTACGAATAATTTGAAAGTCTTTGTTGAAGGAAAAAACAAATATTATGGACAACTGGGTTTATACGGTTCAAAAAAGGCTATACAAATTGTTGGATTATCAGATGATGAATCTGATTAA
- a CDS encoding flagellar basal body-associated FliL family protein, which yields MLLTFEISIWRRLAIFKKKKKTKDASDGNVDANAKGVAEEKETGTQDSDKEGATKIDLKNTMILVVIGIIALGSAFVFVTKFHSSKDVYDITTSADAAQPETSLEDSEEDQVDDNRPGIEKERKEDKKKSKSKDKDKKNGNDETGQINNMLDKILVPLDSIVVNLGKVDSKRYLRVIISLEVKSVEIEETIKANKVVFRDKLVSFLSSKSLSEISTQTSHIGMREEIKDILNSEVLGSDDAISQVYFSDFIIQ from the coding sequence TTGCTTTTAACTTTTGAGATCAGTATCTGGAGGAGACTTGCTATTTTTAAGAAAAAGAAAAAGACAAAAGATGCATCAGATGGCAATGTAGATGCAAATGCAAAAGGTGTAGCTGAAGAAAAAGAAACCGGAACTCAAGATTCCGATAAAGAAGGTGCGACAAAAATAGACCTTAAGAATACAATGATTTTGGTTGTTATTGGCATAATTGCCTTAGGGAGCGCCTTTGTATTTGTCACAAAGTTCCATTCATCTAAAGACGTCTATGATATAACAACATCTGCCGATGCTGCTCAACCGGAAACCTCTCTCGAAGATTCAGAAGAAGATCAGGTCGACGACAATCGTCCAGGCATTGAAAAAGAGAGGAAAGAAGATAAGAAAAAAAGCAAGAGTAAAGATAAGGACAAAAAGAATGGTAATGATGAGACCGGACAAATCAACAATATGCTGGATAAAATATTAGTGCCATTGGACAGTATTGTTGTTAACTTAGGAAAGGTTGACAGTAAAAGATACCTAAGGGTCATCATAAGCCTTGAAGTGAAGAGCGTCGAAATAGAAGAAACAATAAAGGCGAACAAAGTTGTCTTCAGGGATAAACTGGTTTCATTTCTTTCCTCTAAAAGTTTAAGTGAAATAAGTACGCAGACTAGTCATATTGGAATGAGAGAAGAGATTAAAGACATTCTGAATAGTGAGGTTTTAGGGTCGGATGATGCAATATCACAGGTTTATTTTTCTGATTTTATTATACAGTAA
- a CDS encoding flagellar motor protein MotB codes for MSNAADAAKVNEQENGFAVVRRKKKKPPEDASFVDMVAFAALMTILLAFFIMLSANVGPIKDEEAKEAIDSFKEALDNFGVSKIVLGSSDSISNLDIKLDNYSGKYKKKKELDKNVFANTIDKNLDIEYTKTGHQLVFPTEIDFINEELDMSSESKMYLNNLIKIIRNRDCKVVVGGFTSEDFVPTDDCPTSWQKSAEFADAVIRYFNDIGKIDNTRLTAIGYGKYRPLLGEESSFKTKADNRINIIISDL; via the coding sequence ATGTCTAATGCAGCAGACGCAGCGAAGGTAAATGAACAGGAGAATGGTTTTGCAGTAGTGAGAAGAAAAAAAAAGAAGCCACCTGAAGATGCAAGTTTTGTAGATATGGTTGCCTTCGCAGCACTTATGACTATTTTGTTGGCATTTTTTATTATGCTATCCGCCAATGTGGGGCCGATTAAAGACGAAGAGGCAAAAGAGGCGATTGATTCTTTTAAAGAGGCATTGGATAATTTTGGTGTAAGTAAGATTGTATTAGGTAGTAGTGACTCAATATCCAATTTAGATATTAAACTGGATAATTATAGTGGCAAATATAAAAAGAAGAAAGAGTTAGATAAGAACGTATTTGCTAACACAATTGATAAGAATTTAGATATTGAGTATACAAAAACAGGTCATCAACTGGTTTTTCCAACAGAAATAGATTTCATTAATGAAGAGTTGGATATGTCATCTGAAAGTAAGATGTATTTAAATAATTTAATAAAAATAATACGAAACAGGGACTGTAAGGTTGTTGTTGGTGGATTTACCAGTGAGGATTTTGTTCCAACAGATGACTGTCCTACAAGCTGGCAAAAGTCGGCAGAATTTGCGGATGCAGTTATAAGGTACTTTAATGATATTGGTAAGATTGATAATACAAGATTGACAGCAATTGGGTATGGCAAGTATCGACCTCTGCTGGGAGAAGAGTCATCTTTTAAAACTAAAGCAGACAATAGAATAAACATAATTATTTCTGATTTATAG
- a CDS encoding OmpA family protein, which translates to MEEEPKKDPNEWALAYGDMITLLMTFFVLIIAMSSPKTDEEIELMKKSTGIGDNLMAAELKDSGIFKKKVKSQTKIMVDAYDLLPPIDELELIKEDLVVFMEDNELFDVIELQKTKEGFTIRIMADILFDTGDISLKLEYLYLLDKIAELLSVIPNNVRIEGHTDDRYTDNNNTGDKLSIARASRVCDYIINEEMLLSSRFGVAGYGRKRPLYPNTNDNNRALNRRVEVIIKEIPQDV; encoded by the coding sequence ATGGAAGAAGAACCAAAAAAAGATCCTAATGAATGGGCATTGGCTTATGGCGATATGATTACATTGTTGATGACCTTCTTTGTGTTAATAATAGCAATGAGTTCTCCTAAAACTGATGAAGAGATCGAATTGATGAAGAAAAGTACCGGTATTGGTGATAATTTAATGGCTGCAGAACTTAAGGATTCTGGCATATTTAAGAAAAAGGTCAAAAGTCAGACAAAAATAATGGTTGATGCTTATGATCTTTTGCCTCCTATAGATGAACTGGAATTAATAAAAGAAGACCTTGTTGTGTTTATGGAAGATAATGAACTGTTTGATGTAATAGAGTTGCAGAAGACTAAAGAGGGATTTACGATAAGAATTATGGCTGACATTCTTTTTGATACGGGTGATATCTCGCTGAAGTTAGAATATCTGTATCTATTAGATAAGATAGCGGAATTGTTAAGTGTGATTCCAAATAATGTCAGAATTGAAGGTCACACTGATGATAGATATACTGATAATAACAATACAGGTGATAAATTGTCTATTGCACGTGCATCCAGAGTTTGTGACTACATAATTAACGAAGAAATGTTGCTCTCCTCCAGGTTTGGCGTTGCGGGGTATGGACGGAAAAGGCCATTATATCCGAACACTAACGATAATAATCGTGCTTTGAACAGAAGGGTGGAGGTAATTATAAAGGAGATACCTCAGGATGTCTAA
- a CDS encoding motility protein A, whose product MDIATPAGILIGALLLIVSIILGGGMAGIGGFINIPSIMIVIGGTVAATLVRYPLQVVTGLVSLIMKTIFVKVSSPQSEMQNLIEYAKLARREGLLALESKVADIKDAFLSKSIQLLVDGTDADGLRTILEKEIENLRGRHSKGKGVLESMGVVAPAFGMMGTLIGLVLMLRELDDPSKIGVGMATALLTTLYGVIVANLIFLPMSGKLDVRSKEETLVKELIMEGVVSIQSGDNPSIVEEKLKGFLSPAERKEKKIEDLKDKIRNAK is encoded by the coding sequence ATGGATATTGCAACGCCGGCAGGTATATTAATTGGCGCTCTTCTGCTCATAGTATCTATAATTCTGGGTGGAGGAATGGCCGGGATTGGAGGGTTTATTAACATTCCCTCAATTATGATTGTCATTGGAGGGACGGTAGCGGCAACCCTTGTCAGGTATCCGTTACAAGTGGTTACCGGACTGGTTTCTTTAATCATGAAAACTATATTTGTGAAAGTTTCGTCTCCTCAGTCAGAAATGCAGAATTTGATAGAGTATGCAAAGCTTGCCAGAAGGGAAGGGTTACTTGCTTTAGAAAGTAAAGTTGCAGATATTAAAGATGCTTTTCTCTCTAAATCTATACAGCTTCTGGTTGACGGAACTGATGCTGATGGACTTCGTACAATACTTGAAAAAGAGATTGAGAATTTGCGCGGCAGGCATTCTAAAGGCAAGGGCGTGCTCGAATCCATGGGCGTAGTCGCACCAGCATTCGGCATGATGGGGACATTAATAGGTTTGGTATTGATGCTTAGAGAACTGGATGATCCGTCAAAGATAGGTGTTGGTATGGCTACGGCGCTTTTAACTACTTTGTATGGTGTTATTGTTGCAAATTTGATCTTTCTGCCCATGAGTGGAAAACTTGATGTAAGGTCAAAGGAGGAAACTTTGGTAAAGGAGCTGATCATGGAAGGGGTTGTGTCAATACAGTCCGGAGATAATCCAAGTATAGTTGAGGAGAAGTTAAAAGGTTTTCTATCACCGGCTGAAAGGAAGGAAAAGAAGATAGAGGATTTGAAAGATAAGATTAGAAATGCAAAATAA